A segment of the Populus nigra chromosome 12, ddPopNigr1.1, whole genome shotgun sequence genome:
aaaaagggctaaaatctgaaaagaagaaagagatttttttcctaatttccTAATACACATTTCTTAACACGAACAACCTTCGGTTTACGCCCGATATGTGCAATATTTGAGGGATTTTTGAGATGATTCTAGAGAAGAAGGCTGTCTAGCAAACATGACGAGCATGTGGTTTGATATCTCTAGACCTGAAATAGGTCAAAAACTGTCCAGGCAGCTCTTCCAAAAGAGCTTGAACGACAGAAATCTGTCCACCTGCTCAAAGCACAACGAACATATTAGTTGAGATTTCAAGAATAAAGAGAATACACAGAAGTAAATTAGTAGCACCACCTTTTGAACCCTATAgtctaagagatgaaattgctAACGGTCACTTGCATTCAAGCATGAATGAAAGCCTCAACTAGGTCAAACAGGAGCACTCAGCTTATAAGGAGATAGAAGCAAAGTATTCCCTCAGACATCAGGATATACAAGATGTCAGCTATGTTACGAGCAGACTCTCAATAAATAAGGTATGTGTAAGAGTGGCTAGTCAGTTTGAGTGTGTGCCTCCATGCGCAGTTCAACAATATGGCCACAGATGTGTATGATGAAGGCAGCAACGAGTCAAAAGATTTTGTGCTGTTAATTATACGATCTTTATCCACCAGACAGACAGCATCTCACTACCAACTGCAAATTATGGTTTCTAAATATTGTCTACCACTATCCAATAGTATTTATAAACGAAGGCCGCAAAAGAATTGCATTCAGCCGCCCAGCTTTAATTTCCAACAATTTAGACCGTACTTTAATTTGTCAGTCTGTCCCATAAAGACGACAAAGCTTGACCAGCTTTTGGTTCATTCAAATAAGTTTTCAGGGATAAAAAAAGGCGGCATCAATTATACTCACTGTTCACTTCTCGCATTGGGACAAATTGTACAATATCACGTGTAGCCACCCGACCAGTAGAACTCTGTAATCGTTCTCCGTTATCAGCATCAAGGATCTGCAAAGGAACAAGATTTAGAGCATTTTCGTTTCGATGTTGAGATTTCTAATCGGTGCAGATGAGTGGTCTCTGCCGAATGTTCAAAATTGTTCTACAAATAAAGCAAATTTATAGCTTGGTGTAAAGATTACTGAAGAAAAGCACACCTCCATTTGTGTAAAGTCTGCACCTCCTACTCCAACTATAAGAATTGATAGAGGAAGATCAGATGCCCTCACCAAAGAATCTTTAGTTTCTTGCATATCTGTGATAACTCCATCCTAGGAAAGGTGACAACTTGTTTATTACAAACATAAAGGCAAACAGGAGAAAAGGGAAACAAGGTTGTAGTTCACTTTACCGTTATAATGAGCAAGACAAGATACTTGCCATTGTTGTTTGAAACAGACTGACCAGCAATTTGTGCTGCTGTGTTGATCACCGGGCCAAATAAAGTGGGTCCAGAAAGAGAAACATTGTGTAGAGCAGTTGCATAAGCAGCCATGATGCCGTCAACGCCCTCGACCTGTTAAATAAAGAACTCAACTGTTCTTTAAAGGGCTCATGAAATTGCTGATTATAGTAAATATACCAATTCATGGGCCTATATGGAATTATTTCCCGAAAGGAGGGGGGACCATTGATAAAAAGGTTCCAGGCAATGAGCAGCTCTATCTACCACTGACTGTCTAAATGATAAAGAGCTggtaaaatttaataagaattaAGCTTAGGAATGATAAGGAAAAGAACATTagcatgcaaaaataaaaaactattggATGGAAAAGCAAAGAGTTAACAAATATTTACCGAATATCATTAAAACTTTgacaaattaaacaagaaaaaggaaatctTGTGCTAGCTTTGGAGAAACGAACTTAAATATGCAATCCAACTCAATAACTGTAAGAATAATCAAGCATTGCAATTATCTTCCTACCTCAAAGCTTGCACTGCCATTTAAGTTGAAACAATGAGATACTGTTCCAGCAGGTGTCTTTCCTCCAAAGCCCCAAGCAGGAAAACGCCTATCAGAATCATAAAATTGTATGACGTGCCCTACTTCCATTATAGCCTGCAGATAATTGTCGATCAGCTTAGCAGCCAATTCATTgatgaattatattttcttcTAAATAGCAAAGGGAAGtccaaaaaacaagaataacagCTCATTCTACACCCACTTAAAAGTTTGTTTTCCGCTCCATTTTGcgttgaaaaactgaatatacAAGAACAAAATAATGAAAGTAGAGTTTTTGACCATGTTCTTAACTACTCTGTAatccatataatatttttttggtggtgAAGTCGGAAATAAGTTGCAGTTGTTCTGTTTGGTTTTAATAATCCTGATTCCCCTATAGATAGAAGTCTTTCAGGTGAATGTATTGGTGAAGAGTGGGAAGTGGTCTTATCGAGAAGAATTCCATGAGTGGGAACATCTTGAACGATcgaacaattcaaaaacatgtcAGTAGGCCAACTAAGTGTACATTACAATGTAGTGTTATCATTCTAATATATCTCTATATCTCAATTATAAAATCTCTAGAGAATAACTACCACGCGTCGTAAGAGCAACAAAATACCACAGCCTTACCTGCTGGTAAGAATTCAACCGGCCTGAAGGATCTATGTAGTGCAAGGAATCTGGATTTCGAGGATTTCCATTTGAAGCTGAAAAAACGATTATCCAATGCATGAAACGGATATCAAACTAGAGAGGAAAGAGGCGAGGGGAATAAAAAGTTATCAATATCAAGACAATCAAAGGTTATTTACCCGTAAAGTCAACAGCAACCATAAAATTTAGCTCAAAGCCACTCGAAATATAATCCAGAAAACTATACTGTTCCTTCTCCAAAAATCGATCCACAAACAGCTGACCCTTCAGCACCTATTACGCAAGGAGCAATTAGCAAAGACAATAAAATTGTACATTAGATTGTATGCATAGAAAGTATTGACACCTTTTCACGAACATGGCTGGACGGTATAACGAAATTAGCACCATTTTTTTCTCTGTGAAGAGTTTCCAGGTCTGCCACTGATTTCTGAAGCTTACTAaggacataaataaataaaaatgtattaatattgGTGCTAACCACTAAATTCTGTTAACacgataaaaaagaaagaaatatgatAAAAGCCAAAGGGAAAGCAATTACCCAATTAGCACATGATTTCCACTGCTGTTGAAATCAAAGCACTCAATAACAAGGGGGGTTTCCTGTATCAAAGTGAAACGCGTTAAGCTAACAACTTTTGCCAACCTGAATAAACAATGATATCAAGCattcaataaaaactttaatctaTCATCTAAAATAGTTCAAGACATGACGCTTGCCTTGCTCCCAAACTGCTGCATACTTAGGCATAGAGGCCTCCACATTGGATTCAGATTGTTGTTCACCACCTCAGTCTTGCATATAGGCACAGAACCTCCACCCTCTACCATTCTAGATATTCTTAAGAAGGGGTCCTATTACAAAAAAGACAAAACTGAGATCTAATATAGATGACAAACATTAGCACTCATTTCTCAAATGGCTCATTTCTCATTACTTACACTCAGGGAAAATAAATCTTTGTTAGCCAAGTGACAACACCGTAGTGTTAACTCGACAGTAGTTCTTGAAGCAATTGTTTCCTCTGCATGGGCAGTGAGAGTCCCTATCTTTCGGAGGATTCCATGCCCATTTCTGTTCTGGAGTTGAATAGTTAATGTACGATTCTGTCTTGTCACTATCTgccaaatgcaaaaataaatgtaaaCAGTGGTGTCAAGTTCATGAAAAATAGTCTACGAAAATGACAGTAAGCCCGTCCAAAATGATTACACAATGGTGAGAACAACATTCAGATTAGTTCCAGCTGCATCAATGGTCATCTAAAACATGTAGTGCAAAGCTTCACAAGCAAAATTGTCGACGCAACAAATTAGTTTCATAATAGATCCCTCATGCTTTTAAATATCAGCTCTTACTTAATGTAAAACCGGCTGCCTGTTACGGTTTTGCCGTGTTATAACGTGGCTATACAGAATCACATCCTTAATAGAGCCATTCTACAATGGTGACAGGAAAATATTATAAGgataacaatatcaaataaaatcctATTTAGCTGATTTTATCGTCCCTAGTTTCTTTCACTATTTTAAACTATCTGCCCTTCTCTTAGCTCCATGTTGGCTCCCTGACCCATTCTTTTCActacaattttattattctcaaATTTTTTCTCGCAGAGCAAGTTTGAGAGTTGAAATAATtgctttaaaaattaagatctaaGGTTCCTCTTAAGGTTTGAGGTAAATATCTCAACGTCCtctcaatttttcaaaaaatatcattagaaaCTCAAGTTTTGTTGCATCATTCATAGTTATGCGATTATTAATGTGTTTGCTTGgttaaattcattaaacatgTATGAATTGCTAAAAATTTGTTAAGAGTTGCTGATTCAATAGACACAATGCATGCATTCTACTTTGCTTAAACTCCACAAGCAATATCACATTAAAAGGAACTTACCTCAGACAAAACACAGTTGGCTTCTCCCAAAAATTCCTGATCCTTCAACTTCAGTGACTGAAAGCCAATAGAGaacagtttttaaaatataaacttcACCTTCAGAAAAATTTATCTCACTATTTTGTGAGAGGCTAATTTGTTCTGCTACTtccattttaattctttttatctcatttttctCTCACTAAAATTTGTTGGTGTTATGATCCAAAATGTTTGTGCTTGATATCTCGAACatgatattttcatattccTTTTTTTCAACTGAAGGTGGCTTCTCACTGTTATGAACCTGGCAGAAGTTATCTGGTTATGGAACTAGTATGATCAATCACGTGAATTGCCTGTTTCCAAACTGCTTTCAGCAAGTCTTTATTTTACAGTAGTTTGCGAAACAGATTGCGGACTGAATTCTCAGAGCTAAATCAGGTGATATGCTAGAACTGTGTACCTTTTGAATGCATTTAATTATGAGAAAtggaatcaaaataatagagaaaaaTTGGAAGAAGAAACTGCCATACCTTCACTGGTTTATTGTGATAGCTGGTATCCACATCATAGACATGAAAGCTAAAAGAGGGCACAGACAGAATGTGAGTTGAAAACTCCaaacaaaataacatttaaCACAATACTGAAAATGTTAGGAGATATACAACTTGAAAACCAGCATTTGGAGAGATTGAGCAGAACTTACACAAGTGGCTGAACCATCTCAAAATGATAAGCAATTGTAATCTTTTGAATCCAAGTAGGATTTAAGTTGTTCAAAATGACTTCTGTTCTACCGACTTCCTCTAGTTTCCCATCCCTTTTCTTTGCGAACAAAACTACCATTGGGTCACTCTACAACAAATCTTTTTAGTCAAGATCACAGAACACAAGCACTGCCAACTATCTAACAAAAATGCATATTTTACATTTCTCAACAAATAAACTGAAAATGGAGTCCtctattttttctctcaatcGACCCCGGACATCAACCATAGCAAGAGGCCTTCAACACCCTGCCCAATAATTTCTAACTAGAGCAGACACTAATCCTTGGACCATGGTCAAATAAGCgggaacataaaaaaaaaagccacgcAGCTAGTTGAGACATGGGATATCAATATATGATATCTGGATAAAAATCTTCCAACTTTGACATGCATAGAAAAGTTACAAGGCAAACAATAAAGAGGCTCTGACGATCTGAGAAAAGGATAAGAAGGTGGATCCATGAAAACATAACAATTTGGCAGGTTACCACAACATCAAAAGGACAGGAAATATATATGCATATTAAGTTCACCGTATTACCTTGGATGTGATGTCACGATCAAGCAAGTTTGATGCTGATAAAGACAACTGCAGAGCACATTTGAATAGTATGAATACATCTTAAGCTAACAAAAATAAGTTCATAAACTAATATAGAAGATATACACagatattgaaagataaatatcCTTGCACATGGAGCACCAACAGCTATAAGCAAAGAATTCCTGCATCTTGTCTAATTGGGTGCACAGCATTCATGtcttaaaaaagaagatagaATCCAGTGACTATTGTCTATTGTTGTACTAAATCTATTTAAATGTTAACAATGTTGCAGCATGCATATAAATGCTTGTCCATTTAACAAAAGGTACAGCATGAATGGGTGTTTGGAGATTCAAGACCAACCTATTACTCGTGTCAAGCTAAatcgagggaaaaaaaaagaaagtaagaaaGAAGCTAACACAATAAAGGGCCTAGGGGCTGACCATGGGAAGGCGCCAAAGAAAAGTCaacatcaattaaaatcaaaagcatCTGCAGGTTATGGCATGAACAAAAAGGATAAAGAAAGTTTTTAAGCATGTTCTATTAACAATGAATTGTCAACATTCATGTTTTACAGAGagatttaaaagttaatttttgtcTCATTCCCAAAAGCTTTGTCATATTTACAAAGTGTTCATTTTCATGTGTTTTGTTTGGGGAAGCAACATCTAGGAGATGAGTAAAGTCAGAGCATGTGGGGCAAAGCTGATACAAGActattcaacataaaaaaaaacatgcattatcatatcaattaagAAAGCAAATCACAAACAAATTTCTGCACGTGTTCCATCTAGCTTCTTCAACCTGTTAACAATTCTTTTACCAACATTGTTCGAGGACACCATGTTACATACTCAACATTGCTCGGAAGGCCCACATggcttcatttaaaaaaaatctccaagTTACATCCAGCTTAAAACAAAACCACTGTTTCTCCACAAGAATTCTCCAAACCAAACTACACAGAGAATCAATAAACCAGACAAAAAGAGTTCTGCGCCTGTATCAAGTTAATGCCACTGAATATTAGAGGCAATAGCAGTGCACCAAGCATATCCTTAGAGTTTTTTCCACTCCCAATTTGATTTCTGGTTTTTTAatcacaatttaatttaaatttaaagctcCCTTCCTTCACTTTCCAACCATCCTCTGTTTTAATACAGAgacttagggtttctttaatgTTTAAACCAAGACCATAAAATTTCATAAACCCTTTACTAAAAAGAAATTCCATGTCAAAATTTACAACCTAGATGacatgttttagaaaaaaatcaaattggcaaaaagaaaaggtccagttaaaaataattaaaaacaagaatctAAACAGAGCCAAAccctaagaaaataattaacaatgaaTTCCTTCTAATTATTAAACTAGCAAAGACAAAGACTCAAActttttagcttttctttctttaaagataaaaggaaaaaaaaactaaactaaaagtcaagtaaagattaaaaaattcatcaatgcTGAGTGACATTCACAGCACAATTCtatgaaatataataaattaataatacataTACATACACGCCAAGCCTCACattgttttttctcctttttttattaacacaaaACGTAACGTATACCTCAACTTGGGTAAAAAGAGCCTGTTGGCCATtggacttgaagaagaaatcaacAGCATCATTGTGGGCAGCATTGTTATTACTGTTGGGATTTTGTTGGGATGTCCCTCCTATTGCTTGTTTCCCTCCTCGTACATCAGAAAAACAAAgtcccatctctctctctctctctctctctctctctctctaaatactTACAGCACAAAAAACCTTAAAACTCTCTCTTCGAAAGGGCTAAGAACTCTCTCTTGAATCCTCTGTTGTGAGGCCCTTATAACAAGTGTATGTATTTATAGACAAATACCAGAATATTTGTTGCACACAAACTCGAAAACCAGAGAGTCTTTCCAAGAAACAGAGTAAAGCAAAAGATCAAGTCTTTATTACAAGTAATTACACCTCAAAAGCTTGCCATTTTAAGCATTGTTTCTATACACAGGGGAAATTTTCTGACACTTTTTAATGGGAAGTGATATATAATCAAGGAAGGTAATAAAGTAATCGAGTCAATGTAGaagtcaataaaattttttaatatgataattataAGAATGATAATAGTATGAATATACATGTCAATTGCAcgatgggaaaaaaatatatacatgtaaATTGGATTAAGTGaggtattaatattattataattaggatattacattaattaaaaaaattatacatgataattttatttttttttgctataaaaCTTAGGGTTAATATGTATtctctatcttttcttttttaatcaaacgaaaataattaaatgctaACGAGAGGTGTCTCAAATGATTGATATTTAGAATACTTtctcacaatatatatatatatatatatatatatatatatatatatatatatatatatatcaacatcAAATAtacttaatttaatcaaaacaaataactaATAATTCAAACTAAAATCTTCTAAGCATATGCATACATCCGGTTAATTTCTTACGTTATTAATGTTATTCTCATTAATTATGGATCAATATTAAAGGTATTAATCATCTTAGTTTGAATTCAGAAGAGGTTATAAGAAGAAATTCTTGTGAGATATCAGTTCTGATTCAATTAGAGAGTGATTTAGTttcaatattatataattaaaaaaaaaattaaggaagaagaaaaggcaaGGAGAGTCAATATTCCAATAATAATCCAAtgggttttgaaaaatattacacGGAAATCAAAACTGTGCTCCTTGAATGGACTTTTCATACTAGCTAGAAAAACTTTACGAGGAGGCTGAAAAATTATACGTAGAAAGattttgatgataaaattagaCCCGAAGGATTTTGTGGGTCaggtaatataataaaaaatcattttaaaatttaagttagtataatatttgtttagataatgggaaaataaatattttttaaatattttttaaatcttatttaaattttgtatcAATCTTGtgtatttttagatatatattatCTATAGAGAtagaatatagaaaaataattaagctCTGACATATCTTTTATTTAGAGAGATAAAAGTCtgtatatatagatttttttaagttaaatcttttaataaatatttaatatattaatttatagcaATATTTATGGAGGTGTGtacatattgaataaaaaacgtgtaaagtattttattattattattattattattatttatcatcaCCTGGTAATTGCACTTTGTTATGACATACATATGAAATCTACAAAAACATCATAGAAGCATAGGAAAAAGCAAAATGTCATACATAGGAAAACTCGAGGAATTCATAtgaaatctataatttaatatatacaatAGGGACCCTTTCTGTGAAATAGCTATTTATTCGTCGTTAAATAAAACGTACCAAAAATATGCTAATAAAAGTGgataaaatcaaactaaatattGTTCGTGGAATTCTATGGAGACAGATTTTTCAAGTCTTTTTGCTTTTTACAAAGAAGTTTCACAATTTTGACCTCTCTCATGCATGCATGTGGGACTTGCATGTCCGTCCTTATCAAGTTTGATATATACTAGATCAATCAGAAATGTTTTCAGTACGGGAAGTAAATCTGTAAACAGGTTGgattatgattttaattatgTCAGTTTTCTCgtaatttctttgattttgctgTCATGATCATaggaaaaaacatgtataaacaaGGAATCCTATGTGTATATTTCATCAACAAGTCTTGAAAGCTGTGACCAGTTTCCTTTCATCCAATAAGGTAACTAGCTAGGGTTCGGATAACTGTAATATATGAGGTTCATGGAGGAGATCTTCACCTTCACATATCACAACAGCTAGCTGGCTGGTCTGCATAGAGATTCCCTCAGCACCATATATCGCCACAAGATTGAGCCAACAGTGCAGAAGCTGCATACCTGCAATTAATTAATCTATGTTAATTCTGTTGAAGAAAATTAATCTTTTCCTGTATCGATCTTACCCATGTGGGTGGCTCTGGACGACTCGACTCGATAAGTCTTACAAAACGCGGGAGAGCAGACCTCTTTGGACCCAGtagataagataaaaataaacttcTTTGTAGAATTCGAAGAAGACTTTCTTCTTTTGAACGCCTTTTTTGCAGTGAAGTTTCACGGTTTTGACCCTCTAGCTCGTGCATGGAAGTGGATATGCTAATATATACATGGATTTGCCAAGATCGATAAGCATGGAGTCCGCCTTAACTAGCCTCGGACTCCTTGTTGTCATGATCACTAGCCATAGTTATTGGGCACGAACAGGTCCGGCA
Coding sequences within it:
- the LOC133668884 gene encoding protein BONZAI 3 yields the protein MGLCFSDVRGGKQAIGGTSQQNPNSNNNAAHNDAVDFFFKSNGQQALFTQVELSLSASNLLDRDITSKSDPMVVLFAKKRDGKLEEVGRTEVILNNLNPTWIQKITIAYHFEMVQPLVFHVYDVDTSYHNKPVKSLKLKDQEFLGEANCVLSEIVTRQNRTLTIQLQNRNGHGILRKIGTLTAHAEETIASRTTVELTLRCCHLANKDLFSLSDPFLRISRMVEGGGSVPICKTEVVNNNLNPMWRPLCLSMQQFGSKASETPLVIECFDFNSSGNHVLIGKLQKSVADLETLHREKNGANFVIPSSHVREKVLKGQLFVDRFLEKEQYSFLDYISSGFELNFMVAVDFTASNGNPRNPDSLHYIDPSGRLNSYQQAIMEVGHVIQFYDSDRRFPAWGFGGKTPAGTVSHCFNLNGSASFEVEGVDGIMAAYATALHNVSLSGPTLFGPVINTAAQIAGQSVSNNNGKYLVLLIITDGVITDMQETKDSLVRASDLPLSILIVGVGGADFTQMEILDADNGERLQSSTGRVATRDIVQFVPMREVNSGQISVVQALLEELPGQFLTYFRSRDIKPHARHVC